A single genomic interval of Mesoplodon densirostris isolate mMesDen1 chromosome 8, mMesDen1 primary haplotype, whole genome shotgun sequence harbors:
- the BZW1 gene encoding eIF5-mimic protein 2 isoform X1, whose protein sequence is MNNQKQQKPTLSGQRFKTRKRDEKERFDPTQFQDCIIQGLTETGTDLEAVAKFLDASGAKLDYRRYAETLFDILVAGGMLAPGGTLADDMMRTDVCVFAAQEDLETMQAFAQVFNKLIRRYKYLEKGFEDEVKKLLLFLKGFSESERNKLAMLTGVLLANGTLNASILNSLYNENLVKEGVSAAFAVKLFKSWINEKDIHAVAASLRKVSMDNRLMELFPANKQSVEHFTKYFTEAGLKELSEYVRNQQTIGARKELQKELQEQMSRGDPFKDIILYVKEEMKKNNIPEPVVIGIVWSSVMSTVEWNKKEELVAEQAIKHLKQYSPLLAAFTTQGQSELTLLLKIQEYCYDNIHFMKAFQKIVVLFYKAEVLSEEPILKWYKDAHVAKGKSVFLEQMKKFVEWLKNAEEESESEAEEGD, encoded by the exons ATGAATAATCAAAAGCAGCAAAAGCCAACGCTATCAGGCCAGCgttttaaaaccagaaaaagag ATGAAAAAGAGAGGTTTGACCCTACTCAGTTTCAAGACTGCATTATTCAAGGCTTAACTGAAACTGGTACTGATTTGGAAGCAGTAGCAAAGTTTCTTGATGCTTCTGGAGCAAAACTTGATTACCGCCGATATGcagaaacactctttgacattctGGTGGCTGGTGGAATGCTGG CCCCAGGTGGTACactggcagatgacatgatgcgtACAGATGTCTGTGTGTTCGCAGCACAAGAAGACCTAGAGACCATGCAAGCATTTGCTCAG GTTTTTAACAAGTTAATCAGGCGCTACAAATACCTGGAGAAGGGTTTTGAAGATGAAGTTAAAAAG CTGCTGCTGTTCTTAAAGGGTTTTTCAGAGTCGGAGAGGAACAAGCTGGCTATGTTGACTGGTGTTCTTCTGGCTAatggaacactgaacgcatccaTTCTTAATAGCCTTTATAATGAGAATTTGGTTAAAGAAG GGGTTTCAGCAGCTTTTGCTGTAAAGCTCTTTAAATCAtggataaatgaaaaagatatccATGCAGTAGCTGCAAGTCTTCGGAAAGTGAGCATGGATAACAGACTGATG GAACTTTTTCCTGCCAATAAACAAAGCGTTGAACACTTCACAAAGTATTTTACTGAGGCAGGCTTGAAAGAGCTTTCAGAGTATGTTCGGAACCAGCAAACCATAGGAGCTCGTAAGGAACTCCAGAAAGAACTTCAAGAACAGATGTCCCGTGGTGATCCATTTAAGGAT ATAATTTTGTATGTCAAGGAGGAGATGAAAAAAAACAACATCCCAGAACCAGTTGTCATCGGAATAGTATGGTCCAGTGTAATGAGCACTGTGGAATGGAACAAAAAAGAGGAGCTTGTAGCAGAGCAAGCCATCAAGCACTTGAAG CAATACAGCCCTCTACTTGCTGCCTTTACAACTCAAGGTCAGTCTGAGCTGACTCTGTTACTGAAGATTCAGGAGTATTGCTATGACAACATTCATTTCATGAAAGCCTTCCAGAAAATAGTGGTGCTTTTTTATAAAG CTGAAGTTCTGAGTGAAGAACCCATTCTGAAGTGGTATAAAGATGCACATGTTGCCAAGGGGAAAAGTGTCTTCCTTGAGCAAATGAAAAAGTTTGTAGAGTGGCTCAAAAATGCTGAAGAAG AATCTGAGTCTGAAGCTGAAGAAGGTGACTGA
- the BZW1 gene encoding eIF5-mimic protein 2 isoform X2: protein MLLEQNLITADMQKHSLTFWWLVECWVSVFNKLIRRYKYLEKGFEDEVKKLLLFLKGFSESERNKLAMLTGVLLANGTLNASILNSLYNENLVKEGVSAAFAVKLFKSWINEKDIHAVAASLRKVSMDNRLMELFPANKQSVEHFTKYFTEAGLKELSEYVRNQQTIGARKELQKELQEQMSRGDPFKDIILYVKEEMKKNNIPEPVVIGIVWSSVMSTVEWNKKEELVAEQAIKHLKQYSPLLAAFTTQGQSELTLLLKIQEYCYDNIHFMKAFQKIVVLFYKAEVLSEEPILKWYKDAHVAKGKSVFLEQMKKFVEWLKNAEEESESEAEEGD, encoded by the exons ATGCTTCTGGAGCAAAACTTGATTACCGCCGATATGcagaaacactctttgacattctGGTGGCTGGTGGAATGCTGGGTAAGT GTTTTTAACAAGTTAATCAGGCGCTACAAATACCTGGAGAAGGGTTTTGAAGATGAAGTTAAAAAG CTGCTGCTGTTCTTAAAGGGTTTTTCAGAGTCGGAGAGGAACAAGCTGGCTATGTTGACTGGTGTTCTTCTGGCTAatggaacactgaacgcatccaTTCTTAATAGCCTTTATAATGAGAATTTGGTTAAAGAAG GGGTTTCAGCAGCTTTTGCTGTAAAGCTCTTTAAATCAtggataaatgaaaaagatatccATGCAGTAGCTGCAAGTCTTCGGAAAGTGAGCATGGATAACAGACTGATG GAACTTTTTCCTGCCAATAAACAAAGCGTTGAACACTTCACAAAGTATTTTACTGAGGCAGGCTTGAAAGAGCTTTCAGAGTATGTTCGGAACCAGCAAACCATAGGAGCTCGTAAGGAACTCCAGAAAGAACTTCAAGAACAGATGTCCCGTGGTGATCCATTTAAGGAT ATAATTTTGTATGTCAAGGAGGAGATGAAAAAAAACAACATCCCAGAACCAGTTGTCATCGGAATAGTATGGTCCAGTGTAATGAGCACTGTGGAATGGAACAAAAAAGAGGAGCTTGTAGCAGAGCAAGCCATCAAGCACTTGAAG CAATACAGCCCTCTACTTGCTGCCTTTACAACTCAAGGTCAGTCTGAGCTGACTCTGTTACTGAAGATTCAGGAGTATTGCTATGACAACATTCATTTCATGAAAGCCTTCCAGAAAATAGTGGTGCTTTTTTATAAAG CTGAAGTTCTGAGTGAAGAACCCATTCTGAAGTGGTATAAAGATGCACATGTTGCCAAGGGGAAAAGTGTCTTCCTTGAGCAAATGAAAAAGTTTGTAGAGTGGCTCAAAAATGCTGAAGAAG AATCTGAGTCTGAAGCTGAAGAAGGTGACTGA